A region of Meleagris gallopavo isolate NT-WF06-2002-E0010 breed Aviagen turkey brand Nicholas breeding stock chromosome 27, Turkey_5.1, whole genome shotgun sequence DNA encodes the following proteins:
- the CRABP2 gene encoding cellular retinoic acid-binding protein 2: MPNFSGNWKMKSSENFEELLKALGVNMMLRKIAVAAASKPAVEIKQDGESFYIKTSTTVRTTEISFRIGEEFEEQTVDGRPCKSLAKWESENKMVCEQRLLKGEGPRTGWSRELTNDGELILTMTADDVVCTRVYIRE; encoded by the exons ATGCCAAATTTCTCCGGGAATTGGAAGATGAAGAGCTCCGAGAACTTCGAAGAGCTGCTGAAGGCGTTGG GCGTTAACATGATGCTGAGGAAGATCGCGGTGGCTGCGGCCTCAAAGCCAGCAGTGGAGATCAAGCAGGACGGTGAGAGCTTCTACATCAAGACCTCGACCACCGTGCGCACCACTGAGATCAGCTTCAGGATCGGGGAGGAGTTCGAGGAGCAAACGGTGGACGGGCGGCCCTGCAAG AGCTTGGCCAAGTGGGAGAGTGAGAACAAGATGGTGTGTGAGCAGCGGCTGCTGAAGGGCGAGGGACCCCGGACGGGCTGGTCCCGAGAGCTGACCAATGATGGGGAGCTCATCCTG ACCATGACAGCTGATGATGTTGTTTGCACCAGAGTGTACATCCGGGAGTGA
- the LOC100548069 gene encoding dnaJ homolog subfamily A member 1-like produces the protein MVKETGYYDLLGVRPGASLDEIKRAYRRLALRYHPDKNPSEGERFKQISQAYEVLSDAHKRALYDRGGERAMKEGGLGNRSSPGFGSPMDIFDLFFGGGVRMRGRADRRGKTVVHQLSVSLEDLYNGTTRKLSLQKNIICRKCGGCGVREGAQRRCPKCHGSGMEVRIHQLGPGVIQQIQTVCSQCQGQGEWIRPRDCCLTCNGRKVVREKKILSVHLDKGMKDGQKITFHEEGDQVPGLEPGDIIIVLDQKEHPVFRRSGDDLIVRREISLADALCGCRQVIRTLDNRTLLVASQPGDVIRPGDLKCIPNEGMPVYRSPFQKGKLILKFEVKFPEPGWLPTERLRQLQAFFPPQEEVMATEDTEEVELSDYTSHGSTGRRPHGEAYHEDDFEDGTRQHVQCQTS, from the exons ATGGTGAAGGAGACGGGTTACTACGACTTGCTGGGCGTGCGGCCGGGCGCCAGCCTGGATGAGATCAAGCGGGCATACCGACGCCTGGCACTGCGCTACCACCCCGATAAGAACCCCAGCGAGGGCGAGCGG TTCAAGCAGATCTCGCAGGCCTACGAGGTGCTGTCGGATGCCCACAAACGGGCGCTGTACGACCGCGGAGGGGAGAGGGCCATGAAGGAGGGTGGCCTGGGCAACAGGAGCAGCCCCGGCTTCGGTTCCCCTATGGACATCTTCGATCTGTTCTTTGGAGGTGGTGTGAGGATGCGTGGCCGGGCAGACCGGCGAG GCAAGACGGTGGTGCATCAGCTCTCCGTGTCGCTGGAGGACCTCTACAACGGCACCACGCGCAAGCTGTCCCTGCAGAAGAACATCATCTGCAGGAAATGCGGAG GCTGCGGGGTGCGGGAGGGCGCACAGCGGCGGTGCCCCAAGTGCCACGGCTCGGGCATGGAGGTGCGTATCCATCAGCTGGGGCCCGGCGTGATCCAGCAGATCCAGACGGTGTGCTCCCAGTGCCAGGGCCAGGGCGAGTGGATCCGGCCCCGCGACTGCTGTCTCACCTGCAATGGCCGCAAGGTCGTGcgggagaaaaaaatcctcagcGTCCACCTGGATAAAG GTATGAAGGATGGGCAGAAGATCACCTTCCATGAGGAGGGTGACCAAGTGCCTGGCCTGGAGCCTGGGGACATCATCATTGTCCTGGACCAGAAGGAGCACCCCGTGTTCAGGCGGAGCGGTGATGATCTGATTGTCAGGCGGGAGATCAGCCTTGCAGATGCGctgtgtggctgcaggcagGTCATCCGCACGCTGGACAACAGGACCCTGCTTGTCGCCTCGCAGCCAG GTGATGTCATCCGACCTGGGGACCTGAAATGCATCCCCAACGAGGGGATGCCCGTCTACAGGAGCCCCTTCCAGAAGGGAAAACTCATCCTCAAGTTCGAG GTGAAGTTCCCCGAGCCTGGCTGGCTGCCCACCGAACGCCTGCGCCAGCTCCAGGCCTTCTTCCCACCCCAGGAGGAGGTGATGGCCACTGAGGACACGGAGGAGGTGGAACTCAGTGACTACACATCCCATGGCAGTACAGGCCGGCGGCCGCATGGCGAAGCGTACCACGAGGATGACTTCGAGGATGGCACCCGTCAGCACGTGCAGTGCCAGACCTCATAG